In Parasegetibacter sp. NRK P23, a single genomic region encodes these proteins:
- a CDS encoding CoA-binding protein, protein MSKKTLVLGASDNPQRYSYLAMQRLKARGHETVGIGRKATTVDGTAILKEKLPFENIDTITLYLNETHQQEYYDYILSLKPKRIIFNPGTENPELYALAEQNGIEPVEACTLVMLSTNQY, encoded by the coding sequence ATGAGTAAGAAAACACTTGTACTGGGCGCATCGGATAACCCGCAACGTTACAGCTACCTGGCCATGCAACGCCTGAAAGCAAGAGGGCATGAAACGGTGGGCATCGGCAGGAAAGCAACTACTGTAGACGGAACAGCGATATTAAAGGAGAAACTTCCTTTTGAAAACATAGACACCATTACCCTGTACCTGAACGAAACCCACCAGCAGGAATATTATGATTATATCCTGTCGTTGAAACCCAAACGTATTATTTTCAACCCCGGCACCGAAAACCCTGAACTGTATGCGCTGGCGGAACAAAATGGCATAGAACCCGTGGAGGCCTGCACGCTGGTAATGCTAAGTACAAACCAGTATTAG
- a CDS encoding zinc-dependent metalloprotease gives MKTILRSLLCVVLLWLTHKTNAQVIKLNSYPAAAGVIFLDFDGHYVTGTSWNWSGPISAAASGFSNTAIEEIFNRVAEDFRPFNINITTDSTVYFAAPIRQRTRVIVTPTSAWYGNAGGAAWVGSFTWGDDTPCFVFPNKLSYSTKNVGEACSHEAGHTLGLQHQSRFNESCALVEEYNSGKGTGEISWAPIMGNSYARNLTTWTKGTSAFGCNYIQDDIKTITSFANKISFRADDHADHIEAAAPIPTSGNSIAASGILTRMDDKDVFSLTLTQPAILQLNAVPYTVNSNNSGANLDIKLSMIGSNGDTLASFNPPDKLSAAIDTFVQAGTYYFAVDGVGNSYLSDTSSIGFYNITGVFVANGILPVHNIRLTGSQSGSKHILQWKIDGDEPGYNAELQVSKDGTRFETVFLSDHSNSYTYSPETPGPHYYRLRVKGIHAAQHHYSNTVVIKGDPVKTAEVHALGNGNYQISAAHAAEYLLLDPSGRMISKGRLNKGSNRFTLSSGGIYLLKIQDGMSSQTEKLMKQ, from the coding sequence ATGAAAACCATTTTACGTTCATTGCTCTGCGTTGTACTGCTGTGGCTGACGCATAAAACCAATGCCCAGGTTATAAAACTGAACAGCTATCCTGCCGCCGCCGGGGTTATTTTCCTTGATTTCGACGGGCATTATGTAACCGGCACCTCCTGGAACTGGAGCGGTCCAATTTCCGCTGCCGCGTCCGGCTTCTCCAATACGGCAATTGAAGAGATTTTCAACCGGGTCGCTGAAGACTTCCGTCCCTTCAACATCAATATCACCACGGATTCCACCGTGTATTTCGCAGCCCCCATCCGGCAACGCACACGGGTAATCGTAACCCCCACTTCGGCCTGGTACGGCAATGCGGGTGGCGCGGCCTGGGTGGGGTCTTTTACCTGGGGCGATGATACACCCTGTTTCGTGTTCCCCAATAAACTCAGTTATTCCACCAAAAATGTGGGGGAAGCCTGCTCTCACGAAGCCGGACATACCCTCGGATTGCAACACCAGAGCCGCTTTAATGAATCCTGTGCATTGGTGGAAGAATACAATTCAGGAAAAGGAACTGGTGAAATCAGTTGGGCGCCCATCATGGGCAACAGTTATGCGCGCAACCTCACCACCTGGACCAAAGGCACCAGCGCCTTCGGCTGTAATTACATACAGGACGATATCAAAACCATTACCAGCTTCGCCAATAAAATCAGCTTTCGTGCCGACGATCATGCCGATCACATTGAAGCCGCCGCCCCTATCCCCACCAGTGGCAACAGCATCGCCGCCAGCGGTATCCTCACCAGGATGGACGATAAGGATGTATTCAGTTTAACGCTCACGCAACCGGCTATCCTTCAACTGAACGCCGTTCCATATACGGTGAACAGCAATAACTCCGGCGCTAATCTCGACATCAAACTCAGTATGATCGGCAGCAACGGCGATACGCTTGCCAGCTTCAATCCCCCGGATAAACTCAGTGCGGCCATAGATACATTTGTTCAGGCAGGCACTTATTATTTCGCCGTGGATGGCGTAGGGAACAGCTATCTTTCTGACACCTCCAGCATCGGCTTCTACAATATTACCGGTGTCTTCGTTGCAAATGGCATACTTCCTGTTCACAACATCAGGCTCACGGGATCCCAATCGGGGAGCAAACACATCCTTCAATGGAAAATCGACGGCGACGAACCAGGTTACAATGCCGAATTGCAGGTATCCAAAGACGGAACACGGTTTGAGACCGTATTTCTATCGGATCACTCCAACAGTTATACTTATTCGCCGGAAACACCTGGTCCGCATTACTACCGTTTACGGGTCAAAGGCATTCATGCGGCCCAACACCACTATTCTAATACTGTAGTTATCAAAGGCGATCCGGTGAAAACAGCGGAAGTACATGCACTCGGGAACGGCAATTACCAGATCAGCGCCGCACATGCCGCCGAATACCTGCTGCTGGATCCCTCTGGCAGAATGATCAGCAAAGGAAGATTGAACAAGGGTTCCAACCGGTTCACGCTATCATCCGGTGGTATTTACCTCCTCAAAATACAGGATGGCATGAGCAGCCAAACCGAGAAGTTAATGAAACAATAA
- a CDS encoding ribonuclease H-like YkuK family protein, whose protein sequence is MLWRKFNGDPIDLPIKSAVETAIRREVDKGFSLKVCIGTDSQVKGQETEFATVIVFLREGHGGFMFIHNEKTRHPYSIKERMLVEVAKSIEIAYELCDLFTKYDVDMEVHADINTNPHFKSNEALREAMGYILGMGFAFKAKPDAFASSCCADKAVN, encoded by the coding sequence ATGCTCTGGAGAAAATTTAATGGCGACCCTATTGATCTGCCCATCAAAAGCGCCGTGGAAACAGCCATCAGGCGGGAAGTTGACAAAGGTTTCTCTCTCAAGGTATGCATCGGCACCGACTCACAGGTAAAAGGCCAGGAAACGGAATTCGCCACCGTGATCGTTTTCCTCCGGGAAGGTCATGGCGGATTCATGTTCATCCACAACGAAAAAACGCGGCATCCCTACTCCATCAAGGAACGGATGCTGGTAGAAGTGGCCAAATCCATCGAGATCGCGTATGAACTTTGCGACCTCTTCACAAAGTATGATGTGGACATGGAAGTACATGCCGACATTAACACCAATCCGCATTTCAAAAGCAACGAAGCGCTGCGCGAAGCCATGGGCTATATCCTCGGAATGGGATTCGCCTTCAAGGCCAAACCGGATGCTTTCGCCAGCAGTTGCTGCGCGGATAAGGCGGTAAATTAG
- the yihA gene encoding ribosome biogenesis GTP-binding protein YihA/YsxC: protein MVIKSAQYLISSPGIQLCPKPDRPEFAFIGRSNVGKSSLINLLCNQEKLAKTSASPGKTQMINHFDINGAWYLVDLPGYGYAKVSQNQRKSWTKMIEEYLRKRENLRNVFILIDSRHSPQKIDLEFVNQLGEWGIPFALVFTKADKTTQRETAQNVKRFLQAMLETWEELPPHFVTSTVKKMGKKEILDFIDDVMSSVD, encoded by the coding sequence ATGGTCATCAAAAGCGCGCAATACCTCATCAGCAGTCCTGGCATCCAGCTCTGCCCTAAACCCGACCGCCCTGAATTTGCTTTTATCGGTAGAAGCAATGTGGGGAAGTCGTCCCTCATCAACCTTCTCTGCAACCAGGAAAAACTCGCCAAAACCAGCGCCAGTCCCGGAAAAACCCAGATGATCAACCATTTCGACATCAATGGTGCCTGGTACCTCGTTGACCTTCCCGGCTATGGCTACGCGAAAGTGTCGCAGAACCAGCGGAAAAGCTGGACCAAAATGATCGAGGAATACCTCCGCAAAAGAGAGAACCTCCGCAACGTATTCATTCTCATCGACAGCCGCCATTCTCCCCAGAAAATAGACCTGGAATTCGTGAACCAGCTCGGTGAATGGGGGATTCCATTTGCACTGGTATTCACCAAAGCCGATAAAACCACGCAACGGGAAACCGCGCAAAATGTAAAACGCTTCCTGCAGGCGATGCTGGAAACATGGGAGGAACTGCCGCCGCATTTCGTGACATCTACGGTGAAAAAAATGGGAAAGAAAGAAATTCTGGATTTTATTGATGATGTGATGAGTTCGGTGGATTAG
- a CDS encoding capsule assembly Wzi family protein yields MQVIKSVVSILFLCLPVTLLAQTNWFPQGSKEYRLLDRLDIKMQSHPELRFNTAKPFPGKKWVAALADADSAGVLTKVDQANMLSALAQNSEYVENEPASFLSKKPWFKTFYQKKANFFEVKNDDFFLAVNPILQLRWMKETDNDESLFQNTRGITIRGLIGKKIAFSTYMTENQERGPSWFMERIARYRAVPGVGFYKSFRNTAVDYFDARGSISFNAAKFIDLQFGYDKQFIGNGYRSLFLSDFANNQLFFKINTRIWKFNYQNLFMELTPQYLSNPRDELLSKKYAAMHHLSLQATRWLNIGLFESVVFGRKDHFDFTYLNPIIFLRSVEQQNGSADNGIAGFDFKANIAKRIQLYGQLALDELKISELTGGNGWWGNKWGIQLGGKYVDAFGVNNLDLQVETNIVRPFTYSFRDSVASHNHYNQPLAHPLGANFKEVVGIASWQPAPKWRIDGKVIYALQGIDTAGLNFGSNIFNLYTTRPADYGFQIGDAVQGKTINASLWLSYEAKENVFLEAGLVHRKLNTVAVNEMYTGLKASSTMVSVGLRMNMFRREYDY; encoded by the coding sequence ATGCAAGTTATTAAAAGCGTGGTAAGCATCCTCTTTTTATGTTTACCGGTTACATTGCTCGCCCAAACCAACTGGTTCCCGCAAGGGTCGAAAGAATACCGTTTACTGGACCGGCTGGACATTAAAATGCAGTCGCACCCTGAATTGCGTTTCAATACCGCCAAGCCTTTCCCGGGTAAAAAATGGGTGGCGGCCCTGGCTGATGCCGATAGCGCCGGGGTTTTAACGAAGGTGGACCAGGCCAATATGCTTTCCGCGCTGGCACAGAACAGTGAGTATGTGGAGAACGAACCGGCTTCTTTTCTTTCAAAAAAGCCCTGGTTCAAAACTTTTTACCAGAAGAAGGCGAATTTTTTTGAAGTGAAGAACGACGATTTCTTCCTGGCCGTGAACCCCATCCTTCAACTCAGGTGGATGAAAGAAACGGATAACGATGAATCCCTTTTCCAGAATACACGCGGCATTACTATCCGAGGACTGATCGGGAAAAAGATTGCCTTCTCCACTTATATGACCGAAAACCAGGAGCGCGGCCCGTCCTGGTTCATGGAGCGTATCGCCCGCTACAGGGCGGTTCCGGGCGTGGGTTTCTACAAATCCTTCAGAAACACAGCGGTGGATTACTTTGATGCCCGCGGGTCCATCAGTTTCAACGCGGCTAAGTTCATCGACCTGCAGTTCGGATATGATAAGCAATTTATCGGGAACGGCTACCGCAGCCTGTTCCTGAGCGATTTCGCCAACAACCAGCTTTTCTTCAAAATAAATACGCGCATCTGGAAGTTCAACTACCAGAACCTGTTCATGGAACTCACCCCGCAGTATCTTTCCAATCCGCGGGATGAACTGCTTTCCAAGAAGTACGCGGCCATGCACCACCTCAGTTTGCAGGCCACCCGCTGGCTCAACATCGGATTGTTCGAATCCGTTGTTTTCGGCAGGAAGGACCATTTCGATTTCACCTACCTCAATCCCATTATATTTCTCCGCTCCGTGGAGCAACAGAACGGAAGCGCAGACAATGGTATCGCGGGCTTCGATTTCAAGGCCAACATCGCCAAACGCATTCAGCTGTATGGCCAACTGGCCCTGGATGAACTGAAAATCTCAGAGCTTACCGGTGGAAATGGCTGGTGGGGCAACAAATGGGGCATCCAGTTGGGAGGAAAATATGTGGATGCCTTCGGTGTAAACAACCTGGATTTGCAGGTGGAAACCAACATCGTGCGTCCGTTCACTTATTCCTTCCGCGATTCCGTGGCCAGTCACAACCATTACAACCAACCGCTCGCTCACCCGCTGGGCGCTAATTTCAAAGAAGTGGTGGGCATCGCCTCCTGGCAGCCCGCACCCAAATGGCGAATCGACGGGAAAGTGATCTACGCGTTACAAGGCATAGATACCGCCGGACTTAACTTCGGGAGCAATATCTTCAACCTCTACACGACACGCCCTGCCGATTACGGTTTCCAGATCGGAGACGCGGTACAGGGGAAAACAATAAACGCCTCGCTGTGGCTAAGTTATGAAGCGAAAGAAAATGTATTCCTGGAAGCGGGGTTGGTGCACCGGAAACTCAATACGGTAGCGGTAAACGAAATGTACACGGGGCTGAAAGCCAGTTCAACCATGGTGAGCGTGGGGTTGCGGATGAATATGTTCAGGAGGGAGTATGATTATTGA
- a CDS encoding dihydroorotase: protein MQNYLIKNIQVVNEGLVQVNDVLIAGGRIEKIAPQISSDVAVEINGEGKFLLPGAIDDQVHFREPGLTHKATIGSEAKAAVAGGVTSFMEMPNTVPNALTIELLEDKYKIAAQTSLANYSFFMGTANNNADEVLRVNELKKDICGVKIFMGSSTGNMLVDNYVTLNKVFSESEVLIATHCEDEKIIKRNYEKRITEKPELDAADHPIIRDAEACFESSLTAIQFAKKYNSRLHILHISTAKELALFSNMLPLKEKRITAEVCVHHLHFTADDYAQLGYQIKCNPAIKSPENKAALWEALLDDRLDVIATDHAPHTLTEKGYVRNEAGMLVPAPENPGYQHAHSGLPLVQHSLPLMLHYVKQGRIKLEKVVEKMSHAVADCFQIANRGYIREGYMADLVIVDMNAPYTINTGNILYQCGWSPMEGMSLPASVTHTFVNGNLVYHAPGGDYGKAVWNESMKGERLQFDR from the coding sequence ATGCAAAATTATCTCATTAAGAATATCCAGGTCGTGAATGAAGGCCTGGTTCAGGTGAACGATGTATTGATTGCCGGCGGAAGAATTGAAAAAATCGCGCCACAAATAAGTTCAGATGTAGCCGTGGAAATCAACGGCGAAGGAAAGTTCCTGCTGCCGGGCGCCATCGACGACCAGGTGCATTTCCGGGAACCGGGTCTTACCCACAAGGCCACCATTGGGTCCGAAGCCAAAGCCGCCGTTGCCGGAGGTGTTACCTCGTTTATGGAAATGCCGAATACTGTTCCCAACGCACTCACCATTGAATTGCTGGAAGATAAATATAAGATTGCCGCGCAAACTTCCCTCGCCAATTATTCCTTTTTCATGGGCACCGCCAACAACAACGCGGATGAAGTGCTGAGAGTGAACGAGCTGAAAAAAGACATCTGCGGTGTGAAGATATTCATGGGTTCCAGTACCGGAAACATGCTGGTAGACAACTATGTTACCCTCAACAAAGTGTTCAGCGAATCCGAAGTGCTGATCGCCACCCATTGCGAGGACGAGAAGATCATCAAACGGAATTACGAAAAAAGAATCACGGAAAAGCCTGAACTGGATGCAGCCGACCACCCCATCATCCGCGATGCGGAAGCCTGTTTTGAATCTTCCCTTACCGCAATCCAGTTCGCAAAGAAATACAATAGCCGCCTGCACATACTCCACATCAGCACAGCGAAGGAACTGGCCCTTTTCTCCAATATGCTGCCGCTGAAAGAAAAAAGGATCACCGCTGAGGTATGCGTGCACCACCTGCATTTTACCGCCGACGACTATGCGCAACTGGGCTACCAGATCAAATGTAACCCCGCCATTAAATCGCCTGAAAACAAGGCCGCTTTGTGGGAAGCGTTGCTGGACGACCGTTTAGATGTGATCGCCACCGACCATGCCCCGCATACGCTTACCGAAAAAGGCTATGTGCGCAACGAAGCGGGTATGCTGGTGCCGGCTCCGGAAAACCCCGGTTACCAACACGCGCATTCCGGCTTGCCGCTGGTACAACATTCCCTCCCGCTGATGCTGCATTATGTGAAGCAAGGCAGGATAAAGCTGGAAAAAGTAGTGGAAAAAATGAGCCACGCCGTTGCCGATTGTTTCCAGATCGCCAACCGGGGCTATATCCGCGAAGGCTATATGGCCGACCTGGTAATAGTGGATATGAACGCGCCTTACACGATTAATACGGGCAACATCCTGTACCAATGTGGCTGGAGCCCGATGGAAGGCATGTCCCTCCCCGCTTCCGTCACCCATACTTTTGTAAACGGCAACCTGGTGTACCATGCGCCCGGTGGTGATTATGGAAAAGCGGTATGGAATGAATCAATGAAGGGAGAACGGCTGCAGTTTGACCGATAA
- a CDS encoding DNA mismatch repair protein MutS: MQIDKVTFNDLSIFSSDEESSVFHLLDRTRTVGGREWMRRIFRAPHTDIEQIVATQELLRRIMEKDALWPADITNGTLLVIEKLYDTNIDEYPERPNPVQAFSYRIFHGPDYALIKFTLPHCIDFLKGVAQLLPLLGQVDQLPKLIKAHVERAAELLQRSGVPRILKTPRGAKLSTAEMLRLAHFFLHAFREQTLELIQIYYRLDAYYGMAKSAKELKLAFPEMVHSEMPILEIDGLYHPLLPTPVAYNTELNSNKNFLFLTGANMAGKSTFIKAVGISVFLAHLGMGVPAASMRLSLFNGLLSNIQVMDNILKGESYFFNEVQRIKNTILTINDSRKWLILIDELFKGTNVQDAMKCSLAVINGLVRIKHSLFILSTHLYEIGEELKTHPNIVFRFFETNVKDDQLEFSYQLKEGISNDRLGYLILKREKVTELLDKL; this comes from the coding sequence ATGCAAATCGACAAAGTAACCTTCAACGACCTTTCTATCTTCAGTTCCGACGAGGAATCATCCGTATTCCACCTGCTCGACCGTACACGTACCGTGGGTGGCAGGGAATGGATGCGCCGCATTTTCAGGGCGCCGCATACGGATATAGAACAGATTGTCGCCACCCAGGAACTGCTGCGCAGGATCATGGAAAAGGATGCTTTGTGGCCCGCAGATATTACCAACGGCACATTGCTGGTGATTGAAAAGTTATACGACACCAACATTGATGAATATCCTGAACGACCCAACCCCGTGCAGGCATTCAGCTACCGCATATTTCACGGACCTGACTATGCGCTTATTAAGTTTACGCTCCCCCATTGTATCGATTTCCTGAAAGGCGTGGCCCAGTTGCTCCCGCTGCTTGGTCAGGTCGATCAACTGCCCAAGCTTATTAAGGCTCATGTGGAAAGGGCTGCTGAATTGCTGCAACGTTCAGGGGTGCCGCGTATACTTAAAACGCCCAGAGGCGCAAAACTGAGTACAGCGGAAATGCTGCGCCTGGCGCACTTTTTCCTTCACGCTTTCCGGGAACAAACGCTGGAACTCATTCAGATCTATTATCGGCTCGATGCTTATTATGGGATGGCAAAATCCGCTAAGGAGCTGAAGCTGGCCTTCCCGGAAATGGTGCACAGTGAAATGCCCATCCTGGAAATTGACGGATTGTATCACCCGCTGCTGCCCACGCCAGTGGCCTACAATACGGAGCTGAATTCCAATAAGAACTTCCTCTTTCTTACCGGCGCGAACATGGCCGGTAAAAGCACCTTCATCAAAGCCGTGGGTATTTCCGTTTTCCTTGCGCACCTGGGCATGGGGGTTCCCGCGGCTTCAATGCGACTAAGCCTGTTCAATGGCCTGCTCTCGAACATACAGGTGATGGACAATATCCTGAAGGGGGAAAGCTATTTCTTTAACGAAGTGCAACGCATCAAGAACACCATTCTAACCATCAACGACAGCCGAAAATGGCTGATCCTGATCGATGAACTTTTTAAGGGAACGAATGTGCAGGATGCCATGAAATGCTCCCTGGCGGTGATCAACGGCCTCGTGCGCATCAAACATTCTTTGTTCATACTTTCCACGCACCTTTATGAGATCGGGGAGGAACTGAAAACCCACCCCAATATCGTTTTCCGCTTCTTCGAAACCAATGTGAAAGATGACCAGCTTGAATTCAGTTACCAACTGAAGGAAGGCATCAGCAACGACCGGCTCGGCTACCTGATTCTGAAGAGGGAAAAAGTAACGGAGTTGCTGGATAAGCTGTAG
- a CDS encoding YifB family Mg chelatase-like AAA ATPase produces MHVKVYGSTVFGVDAITITIEVNVYGGLHTHVVGLPDNAVKESILRIESALKTNGWQMPRNKVVVNLAPADIRKTGSSFDLPIAIGILAATGQLRSTAQLSNTMLMGELGLDGNILPIRGALPITMQARAEGFVQILLPEANAGEAGVVKEISVYGMKHLKEVVSFLNGELALVPLETDVDALFLEAHSTAHDFSEVKGQENIKRALEIAAAGGHNALLIGPPGAGKTMLAKRLPGILPPMRLAEALETTRIHSVAGRLNWSKALVTARPFRSPHHSISASALAGGGSIPQPGEISLAHNGVLFLDELPEYKRSVLEVMRQPMEERKITVSRARLSSVFPASFMLIASMNPCPCGYFNHPDKACKCHPTMVQKYLQKISGPLLDRIDLHVEVTPVGFSDLQSERRTESSETVRARVVEARKRQELRFTGHPGIFCNAQMPASMLTDACTLPCEARTLLQQAMEKLQLSARAYDRILKVARTIADLAGREKIEVEHLAEAIQYRSLDRESWGK; encoded by the coding sequence ATGCATGTGAAAGTATATGGCAGTACGGTGTTTGGCGTGGACGCCATCACCATTACAATAGAAGTGAATGTTTATGGTGGATTGCATACGCATGTGGTGGGATTGCCTGATAATGCGGTGAAGGAAAGTATCCTCCGTATTGAGTCCGCGCTGAAAACAAATGGCTGGCAGATGCCCAGGAACAAAGTGGTGGTAAACCTGGCCCCCGCTGATATCCGGAAAACCGGTTCCTCCTTTGACCTGCCCATTGCCATCGGCATACTGGCCGCGACCGGGCAACTGCGTTCGACAGCGCAACTGTCGAATACCATGCTGATGGGTGAACTGGGGTTGGATGGGAATATCCTGCCAATAAGGGGTGCTTTGCCCATCACGATGCAGGCGAGAGCCGAGGGATTTGTACAGATACTTCTTCCGGAAGCGAATGCGGGGGAAGCCGGTGTCGTGAAAGAGATCAGTGTGTACGGCATGAAACACCTGAAAGAAGTGGTCTCCTTCCTGAACGGGGAGCTGGCGCTTGTTCCGCTTGAAACAGATGTGGATGCCCTCTTTCTGGAGGCCCACAGCACAGCACATGATTTTTCCGAGGTAAAAGGGCAGGAAAACATCAAACGGGCGTTGGAGATTGCAGCGGCGGGCGGACATAATGCCCTGTTGATTGGTCCGCCGGGAGCGGGTAAAACCATGCTGGCCAAACGATTACCGGGCATTCTCCCGCCCATGCGTCTGGCCGAAGCGCTGGAAACCACCCGTATTCATAGTGTGGCGGGGCGGTTGAATTGGAGCAAAGCGCTGGTTACGGCACGGCCATTCCGAAGTCCGCACCATTCCATCAGCGCTTCAGCGCTGGCGGGTGGGGGAAGTATTCCGCAGCCCGGAGAAATATCGCTGGCGCACAATGGGGTGTTGTTTCTGGATGAACTGCCGGAGTATAAAAGATCGGTACTGGAAGTGATGCGTCAGCCTATGGAGGAAAGAAAGATCACGGTAAGCCGGGCGCGGTTGAGCTCCGTTTTCCCCGCATCGTTTATGTTGATCGCGTCTATGAATCCTTGTCCATGCGGGTATTTTAACCACCCCGACAAAGCATGCAAATGTCACCCGACCATGGTGCAGAAATACCTTCAGAAGATTTCCGGCCCCTTGCTGGACCGTATCGACCTTCATGTGGAAGTGACACCGGTAGGTTTCAGCGATCTTCAAAGTGAGCGGCGAACTGAGTCTTCAGAAACAGTAAGAGCAAGAGTGGTGGAAGCCAGAAAGCGGCAGGAACTGAGGTTTACGGGTCATCCTGGCATCTTCTGTAATGCCCAGATGCCGGCGTCCATGTTAACCGATGCCTGTACATTACCCTGCGAGGCAAGGACGCTGCTTCAGCAGGCGATGGAAAAACTGCAATTGAGCGCCAGGGCATACGACAGAATACTAAAGGTGGCACGTACCATTGCCGACCTTGCAGGAAGGGAGAAAATAGAAGTGGAACACCTTGCAGAGGCGATACAATACCGGAGTCTGGACAGGGAGAGTTGGGGGAAATAA
- a CDS encoding sugar transferase — MFFENQQRVVNYPRYRRKGNFKIPNNRKFFNIQRNFFLYKRIFDIVFSSLVILMFLSWMIPLISLAILLTSRGPVFFVQRRIGFLNKSFYCYKFRTMKVNQLSDTLAATENDSRITLVGKFLRRSNLDEIPQFLNVFLGHMSIVGPRPHMLSDCSKFSKVIEGYKFRNLMKPGITGLAQVKGFRGPAETFDQIFHRYQYDAFYVRNANFWLDIRIVRQTAAQTVFYILGKLVGKEDFHDDVRRMKIYRKITFTFKQLLSRA; from the coding sequence ATGTTTTTTGAAAACCAGCAGCGAGTTGTAAATTATCCCAGGTATCGAAGAAAAGGTAATTTTAAAATCCCTAATAACAGGAAGTTTTTTAATATCCAGCGAAATTTTTTCCTTTACAAGCGCATTTTTGATATAGTTTTCTCTTCCCTTGTAATTTTGATGTTTCTAAGTTGGATGATTCCTCTTATCAGCCTGGCAATACTGCTAACTTCACGTGGCCCCGTTTTTTTTGTGCAGCGCAGAATCGGGTTCTTAAACAAAAGTTTTTATTGCTATAAGTTTAGAACAATGAAAGTCAATCAGTTGAGTGATACGCTCGCTGCAACTGAAAATGATTCCAGAATTACATTGGTGGGAAAATTTCTCCGTCGTTCCAACCTGGATGAAATTCCTCAGTTCCTTAATGTTTTTCTTGGCCACATGAGCATTGTTGGCCCAAGGCCGCACATGCTGAGTGATTGCTCAAAATTTTCTAAAGTGATCGAAGGCTATAAATTCCGCAATCTGATGAAGCCCGGCATCACAGGTTTAGCTCAGGTTAAAGGTTTCCGCGGCCCCGCTGAAACATTCGATCAGATCTTTCACAGGTACCAGTACGATGCATTTTATGTAAGAAACGCCAATTTTTGGCTGGATATCAGAATCGTTCGCCAAACTGCGGCCCAAACGGTTTTTTATATACTGGGTAAACTTGTGGGCAAAGAAGATTTCCACGACGATGTTCGTAGAATGAAAATTTACAGGAAAATAACCTTCACCTTCAAACAACTTCTCAGCCGGGCTTAA